A genomic window from Bradyrhizobium lupini includes:
- a CDS encoding DUF3237 domain-containing protein — protein sequence MTTPSLETRYVFTVTARIGDVVTAGETGIGIRRIIPIVGGEVTGAITGKVLPFGADFQTIRPNELIDLEAKYAFQTDDGATVYVENKGMRFGPVELLQKLKRGEPVDPKLIYFRTVPKFETGHEKYRWLMQHIFVGSAARHADRVVIDVHQVM from the coding sequence ATGACCACGCCGTCGCTGGAAACCAGATACGTCTTTACCGTCACCGCACGCATCGGCGACGTCGTCACCGCCGGCGAGACCGGTATCGGCATTCGCCGCATCATCCCGATCGTCGGCGGCGAGGTGACGGGTGCGATCACCGGCAAGGTGCTGCCGTTCGGCGCGGACTTCCAGACCATCCGCCCGAATGAGCTGATTGATCTCGAAGCGAAGTACGCGTTCCAAACCGATGACGGCGCCACCGTCTATGTCGAGAACAAGGGCATGCGCTTCGGCCCGGTCGAGCTGTTGCAAAAGCTCAAGCGCGGCGAGCCGGTGGATCCCAAACTGATCTATTTCCGCACCGTGCCGAAGTTCGAGACCGGGCATGAGAAATACCGCTGGCTGATGCAGCACATTTTTGTCGGTTCAGCAGCCCGGCATGCGGACCGCGTCGTGATCGACGTGCATCAGGTGATGTGA
- a CDS encoding type II toxin-antitoxin system HicA family toxin: MNDREIISVLQRDGWVQVAQKGSHVQFKHPAKQGRVTVPHPKRDVPLGTLKSIEKQSGLKLR; this comes from the coding sequence ATGAATGACCGGGAAATTATCTCGGTCCTTCAAAGAGATGGCTGGGTCCAAGTGGCTCAGAAGGGCAGCCACGTCCAGTTCAAGCACCCCGCGAAGCAGGGCCGGGTCACGGTCCCTCATCCGAAGCGGGACGTCCCTCTCGGAACACTGAAGAGTATTGAAAAGCAATCCGGCCTGAAGCTGAGGTAA
- a CDS encoding type II toxin-antitoxin system HicB family antitoxin has product MRHYIGLIHKDADSDFGVSFPDLPGLVTAGTTLDEARDMAEEALALHLEGMAEDGEPIPEPSSLEDIMSKPENRSGVAILVSMKDDLPKVVRVNVTLPGDVLEQIDKYAEAHGYTRSGLLAQAAKKLMTDAA; this is encoded by the coding sequence ATGCGCCACTACATTGGTCTTATCCATAAGGACGCCGACAGCGATTTCGGCGTGTCGTTTCCCGATCTGCCCGGCCTCGTGACCGCAGGAACCACGCTCGACGAGGCACGCGACATGGCCGAGGAAGCGCTGGCGCTTCACCTCGAGGGGATGGCGGAGGACGGCGAACCGATCCCAGAGCCTTCCTCACTCGAAGATATCATGTCCAAGCCCGAGAACCGCTCGGGCGTCGCCATTCTGGTCTCGATGAAGGACGATCTGCCGAAGGTCGTGCGCGTCAATGTCACCTTGCCGGGTGATGTCCTGGAGCAAATTGACAAATACGCCGAGGCCCACGGCTACACGCGATCGGGCCTGCTTGCTCAGGCCGCGAAGAAGCTGATGACCGACGCAGCCTGA